The Niastella koreensis GR20-10 genome includes a window with the following:
- a CDS encoding methyltransferase domain-containing protein: protein MKPKVKTPLRLKDWFSTDVRLYQLYPEAIRSLARMHWSPLYIIQKVIPYLTPNDRVKVLDIGSGVGTFCLAGAYYNQSVPFFGVEQRKKLVEVAEDAREKLGIQNVSFIHGNFTQLNLTEFDHFYFYNSFFENLNGAEKIDNEIVYSNELYNYYCIYLYNQLEKMPVGTRIATYCSWGDEIPPGYQLAETHFDNLLKFWIKL, encoded by the coding sequence ATGAAGCCCAAGGTTAAAACACCGCTTCGTTTAAAGGATTGGTTTAGCACCGATGTCCGTTTATATCAATTGTACCCGGAAGCAATAAGATCATTGGCCCGCATGCACTGGTCGCCGTTATACATCATACAAAAGGTAATACCTTACCTCACGCCGAATGATAGAGTAAAAGTATTGGATATCGGTAGTGGGGTAGGTACATTTTGTCTGGCTGGCGCATATTACAATCAATCCGTACCCTTTTTTGGTGTTGAACAACGAAAGAAGCTGGTAGAAGTGGCAGAGGATGCCCGGGAAAAACTGGGCATTCAAAATGTAAGCTTTATACACGGGAACTTTACCCAGCTTAACCTGACCGAGTTCGATCATTTTTATTTCTACAATTCTTTTTTTGAAAACCTGAATGGCGCCGAAAAGATAGATAATGAGATCGTGTATTCGAATGAATTGTACAACTACTATTGTATTTACCTCTATAATCAATTGGAGAAAATGCCGGTAGGTACCAGGATTGCCACGTATTGCAGCTGGGGCGATGAAATACCACCAGGTTATCAATTGGCAGAAACACATTTCGACAACTTATTAAAGTTCTGGATAAAGTTGTGA
- a CDS encoding helix-turn-helix transcriptional regulator — protein sequence MKRWPAPIKDDKRDQKKQLQQLIRHINQSFNHDQYWNEFRETFEQLHQPFFDNLKKHCEELTSNDLRMLSLIKLNMASKDMATLLGISQDSLRVSRYRLKKKLNLGQDESLTGFVQGM from the coding sequence ATGAAGCGCTGGCCCGCGCCAATAAAAGACGACAAACGCGACCAAAAGAAACAGCTGCAGCAATTGATCCGGCACATTAACCAGAGCTTTAACCACGACCAGTACTGGAACGAATTCCGCGAAACCTTTGAACAGCTTCACCAGCCGTTTTTCGACAACCTGAAAAAACATTGCGAAGAACTCACCAGTAACGATCTGCGCATGCTCTCGCTCATTAAACTCAACATGGCGAGTAAAGACATGGCCACCCTGTTAGGTATTTCGCAGGACAGTTTGCGGGTAAGCCGCTATCGCCTGAAAAAGAAATTGAACCTGGGCCAGGATGAAAGTTTGACCGGATTTGTGCAGGGGATGTGA
- a CDS encoding methyltransferase domain-containing protein, translating to MYQATSTYSNVIDKWFRTDAQLDKLYPESIQLLAKRHWTPLQITQLVSQFLVTHPGVNILDIGSGVGKFCLAGAYYKRHASFYGIEQRKDLVTHAEHARDVLGLQNVHFIHGNITDLDFLQYDHFYFFNSFYENLMDKDLIDDNVTYSTYLFNYYHKQLYKKLNAMPIGTRVATFHCLDNKIPPGYQEVDAQVQTLLKFWIKIL from the coding sequence ATGTACCAGGCAACATCCACTTACTCCAATGTCATAGATAAATGGTTTAGAACCGATGCCCAGTTAGATAAATTATATCCTGAATCAATTCAGTTATTGGCCAAAAGACATTGGACCCCATTACAAATTACGCAGCTGGTTTCCCAATTCCTGGTAACACATCCCGGTGTAAACATCCTGGATATCGGCAGTGGAGTAGGCAAGTTTTGCCTGGCCGGCGCCTATTATAAACGGCATGCTTCGTTTTACGGGATCGAGCAACGTAAAGATCTGGTGACGCATGCCGAGCATGCCAGGGATGTGCTTGGGTTACAAAATGTTCATTTTATACATGGCAATATTACCGACCTCGACTTCCTGCAATACGACCATTTTTATTTCTTCAATTCGTTTTACGAGAATCTGATGGATAAGGACCTGATAGATGACAACGTCACCTATTCAACTTATCTGTTCAATTATTATCATAAGCAATTGTATAAAAAGTTGAACGCAATGCCTATTGGAACAAGGGTTGCCACCTTTCATTGCCTGGATAATAAAATACCGCCGGGTTACCAGGAAGTAGACGCGCAGGTTCAAACCCTATTAAAATTCTGGATAAAAATATTGTAA
- a CDS encoding alpha-L-fucosidase translates to MKQLLTVIIFLACNILHAQIEYVPPKDPLVIKKLAEWQDQKFGLFMHWGPYSQWGVVESWSICPDDWVTRTGTYANNYFEYKKAYENLSTTFNPVAFNPEKWVKAAKAAGMRYVVFTTKHHDGFCMFDTKQTDYKITGSQTPFSHNPNSNVTKVIFDAFRAAGFMTGAYFSKPDWHSENFWWPYFPPKDHNVNYSTIKYPDRWKKFQDFTYNQIEELMTGYGPIDILWLDGGWVRPSQKENDPLNMDINMRRIATMANKLQPGLIMVDRTVPGEYENYSTPEQEVPEKPLTYPWETCMTMGNSWSYSKNDQYKSAHHILELLVKIVSRGGNLLLNVGPDGNGDWDPVVYQRLQEIGAWMAINGECIYASRPVAPYSTNNLYYTQSKDGNKIYACWLSEKETVELPTVIQIPVNKPGKPKRVTLLAAPEQKLKWTYASNLVTVQVPVKWQHKSGLKYSAVFKLE, encoded by the coding sequence ATGAAGCAATTATTAACTGTAATTATTTTTTTAGCCTGTAACATATTGCATGCTCAAATCGAATACGTGCCGCCTAAAGATCCGCTGGTGATTAAAAAACTGGCTGAATGGCAGGATCAGAAATTTGGCCTGTTTATGCATTGGGGCCCTTACAGTCAGTGGGGGGTAGTGGAAAGCTGGAGTATTTGCCCCGATGATTGGGTAACACGCACCGGCACCTATGCTAATAATTATTTTGAATATAAAAAGGCGTATGAAAATCTATCCACAACATTTAACCCGGTAGCATTCAATCCGGAGAAATGGGTAAAGGCGGCCAAGGCAGCGGGTATGCGATATGTGGTTTTTACCACTAAGCACCACGATGGGTTTTGTATGTTTGATACCAAACAAACCGATTATAAAATAACCGGTTCGCAAACCCCCTTTTCCCACAATCCCAATAGTAATGTAACAAAAGTGATCTTTGATGCTTTTCGCGCAGCAGGCTTTATGACCGGCGCTTACTTTTCAAAGCCCGACTGGCACAGCGAAAATTTCTGGTGGCCCTATTTTCCACCCAAAGATCATAATGTTAATTACAGCACTATCAAATATCCCGATCGCTGGAAAAAATTTCAGGACTTTACCTACAACCAGATTGAAGAGTTGATGACAGGGTATGGGCCGATAGATATCTTGTGGCTCGATGGCGGTTGGGTGCGTCCTTCGCAAAAAGAGAATGATCCGCTTAATATGGATATAAATATGCGACGTATTGCAACTATGGCCAATAAACTTCAGCCGGGATTAATAATGGTAGACCGTACCGTACCCGGCGAATATGAAAATTATAGCACGCCTGAGCAGGAAGTACCAGAAAAGCCATTGACATATCCCTGGGAAACCTGTATGACCATGGGCAATTCATGGAGCTATAGTAAGAACGATCAGTATAAAAGCGCTCATCATATATTGGAATTGCTGGTAAAGATCGTTTCAAGGGGCGGTAACTTGTTGTTGAATGTTGGCCCCGACGGAAATGGCGATTGGGACCCGGTGGTGTATCAACGATTGCAAGAAATAGGCGCCTGGATGGCTATCAACGGTGAGTGTATATATGCCTCCCGGCCAGTTGCTCCTTATTCTACTAACAACTTGTATTATACGCAGTCAAAGGACGGCAATAAGATCTATGCTTGCTGGCTTTCCGAAAAGGAAACTGTTGAATTGCCTACCGTTATTCAAATACCTGTGAATAAACCAGGAAAACCAAAACGTGTTACACTGCTGGCAGCGCCTGAACAGAAATTAAAATGGACATATGCCAGTAACCTGGTAACAGTACAGGTGCCGGTAAAGTGGCAACATAAGTCTGGTCTTAAATATAGCGCCGTATTTAAGCTGGAATGA
- a CDS encoding tetratricopeptide repeat protein produces the protein MRANNTTKHYLSIINWETRKIGSIYEDLEKYDSAWNYFNQSLQLYDQANDQVAGIEVINNLGDIYRRTGRYRDAISKSNEALARANKRRQTRPKETAAAIDPAH, from the coding sequence TTGCGCGCAAACAATACGACGAAGCATTATCTATCTATTATAAACTGGGAAACCAGGAAGATTGGCAGTATTTACGAAGACCTGGAAAAATATGATTCCGCCTGGAATTATTTCAACCAGTCGCTGCAATTGTATGACCAGGCGAACGACCAGGTGGCGGGTATTGAGGTGATTAATAACCTGGGAGATATCTATCGCAGAACCGGCCGCTACCGCGACGCGATCAGTAAAAGTAATGAAGCGCTGGCCCGCGCCAATAAAAGACGACAAACGCGACCAAAAGAAACAGCTGCAGCAATTGATCCGGCACATTAA
- a CDS encoding DUF983 domain-containing protein, whose translation MENKVRKPGYVWSLLHQKCARCRTGDMFQEKQVYRLTHFMKMYEHCPACGQRMEIEVGFYYGTGYVSYALTVALSVTTFVAWWVLVGLSVHDNRFFWWLGLNITLLVVLQPYLMRLSRAIWLSFFVRYNENWQEEKEVVNKIA comes from the coding sequence ATGGAGAATAAAGTTCGAAAGCCAGGTTATGTATGGAGCCTTTTACATCAAAAATGCGCCAGATGCAGAACAGGAGACATGTTTCAGGAGAAGCAGGTATACAGGTTGACACATTTTATGAAAATGTATGAGCACTGCCCGGCTTGTGGTCAGCGTATGGAAATTGAAGTGGGGTTTTATTATGGTACAGGGTATGTTAGCTATGCCTTAACCGTGGCATTGTCTGTAACTACGTTTGTTGCCTGGTGGGTATTGGTTGGGTTGTCGGTGCATGATAACCGGTTTTTCTGGTGGCTGGGATTAAATATAACGCTCCTGGTTGTACTGCAGCCATATTTAATGCGATTGTCCAGGGCAATCTGGTTGTCGTTTTTTGTACGCTATAATGAAAACTGGCAGGAAGAAAAAGAAGTAGTGAACAAAATTGCATAA
- a CDS encoding DUF6304 family protein, whose protein sequence is MAITYNGFYKDSWGTHAIEVINDFRTLTTEIDGVVFTGSEFDDLSVDDKSKYTAEQLSRFTFLKTPIYQTYRFVETLCNCSIEVVMPQVVIDKLNNKEFSSDLTITTLLGSPRSEPGRGIDHESVTLSLTITGANYSGISSDFEGAFDGIYKQIKNNYHFKNCYGCLYSDYSVYGQSTFGSMLCFRNQKEAYSKVTTKAEYLKLGAPAGYVQETYCCDEFEIRKGNVGYR, encoded by the coding sequence ATGGCAATTACGTATAATGGATTTTACAAAGACAGTTGGGGCACCCATGCAATTGAAGTTATTAATGATTTCCGCACATTAACAACAGAGATCGATGGCGTGGTGTTTACCGGTTCTGAATTTGATGACCTGTCCGTTGACGATAAATCGAAATATACAGCTGAACAATTGTCCCGGTTCACCTTTCTTAAAACACCCATATATCAAACATACCGTTTTGTAGAAACGCTTTGTAATTGTTCCATTGAAGTGGTGATGCCCCAGGTTGTCATTGACAAGCTGAACAATAAGGAGTTTTCTTCGGACCTAACCATTACCACTTTATTGGGCAGTCCCCGGTCTGAACCAGGCAGAGGGATAGATCATGAGAGTGTGACACTTTCGCTGACAATAACCGGCGCCAATTATTCCGGAATCAGTAGCGATTTTGAAGGCGCCTTTGATGGGATCTATAAACAGATCAAAAACAACTACCATTTTAAGAATTGTTATGGTTGTTTGTATAGCGACTACAGTGTGTATGGACAAAGTACTTTTGGTTCGATGCTGTGCTTCAGGAACCAGAAGGAGGCATACAGCAAAGTGACTACCAAGGCTGAATATTTGAAATTAGGCGCTCCTGCCGGATATGTGCAGGAAACATACTGCTGCGATGAATTTGAGATCAGAAAGGGGAATGTTGGTTATCGGTGA
- a CDS encoding class I SAM-dependent methyltransferase yields the protein MTDNNLLKRTFDEVALLYNEIRPRYPDRLFLTLIEEAGLQPGSTLLEIGPGTGQATRPLAVNGFKITAVELGAGLADVARYELQEFKNVQIITGAFEEVILPESSFDLVFAATAFHWLDPAVRFVKIHSLLKTGGQLAIIHTHHTSDEQGNVFFNASQAIYDKYDFTDKDKKPEFAKHKDLQPTELDENLFRLKYFESFPVVITYTATQFVKLLNTYSNHLAAPQAVQQAFYKDMEALINDQFQGKVDKYFSMSLTIGEKI from the coding sequence ATGACCGACAATAATCTCCTTAAGCGCACCTTTGATGAAGTAGCCTTGCTGTATAATGAAATAAGGCCCCGGTATCCTGATAGATTATTTTTAACACTAATAGAAGAGGCCGGCTTACAACCCGGTTCCACCTTATTGGAAATTGGTCCGGGTACCGGCCAGGCTACAAGGCCTTTGGCAGTGAACGGATTTAAGATCACGGCCGTTGAACTGGGGGCAGGCCTGGCAGATGTAGCGCGTTATGAGTTGCAGGAGTTTAAAAACGTACAAATAATAACCGGTGCATTTGAAGAGGTTATACTGCCGGAAAGCTCATTCGACCTGGTTTTTGCAGCCACTGCATTTCATTGGCTCGATCCGGCCGTACGGTTTGTAAAGATCCATAGCTTGTTAAAGACAGGCGGACAGTTGGCTATTATTCACACCCACCATACCTCCGACGAACAAGGCAATGTGTTTTTTAATGCTTCCCAGGCTATTTACGACAAATACGATTTTACCGACAAGGATAAAAAGCCGGAATTTGCTAAACATAAAGACCTGCAACCAACTGAGCTGGACGAAAACCTGTTCAGACTGAAATATTTTGAATCGTTTCCGGTAGTGATAACGTACACAGCTACCCAGTTTGTGAAATTACTGAATACCTACTCCAATCACCTGGCCGCACCGCAGGCCGTTCAACAGGCATTTTATAAAGACATGGAGGCATTGATAAACGACCAGTTTCAGGGTAAAGTGGATAAGTATTTCTCCATGTCGTTGACAATAGGGGAGAAGATCTAG
- a CDS encoding Crp/Fnr family transcriptional regulator, whose protein sequence is MSIHGIFPIDKWDFKSESVLMDLPAEDFALLTANKTEQLYSKGEIIFREAAYPAGIFYIIEGKVKKYKVDKDGREQIIYVANQGEILGYHAILSEDRYPDSAAALEKSRIAFIPREDFLNTLQQSAVLSKRLLKTLSHEFAVLANSISAFAQKSVRERLALQLIVLREKYKVNFQPGMPVEINISRNDLANIVGTVRESAVRILTEFKEAGIVQTKGRKIIVLDVNQLIKIANYK, encoded by the coding sequence ATGAGTATCCACGGCATTTTTCCAATAGATAAATGGGATTTTAAAAGCGAATCTGTTTTAATGGATTTGCCTGCCGAAGATTTTGCCTTACTCACCGCCAATAAAACCGAACAACTCTATTCAAAAGGCGAGATCATCTTCAGGGAGGCTGCTTATCCGGCCGGTATTTTTTATATTATAGAAGGGAAAGTAAAGAAATATAAGGTAGATAAAGACGGCAGGGAGCAGATTATTTATGTAGCCAACCAGGGCGAGATCCTTGGTTACCACGCCATCCTTTCTGAAGACAGGTATCCCGATTCTGCGGCAGCCCTGGAAAAAAGCAGGATTGCATTTATTCCCCGGGAAGATTTTTTGAACACCTTACAACAATCTGCCGTACTAAGCAAGCGCCTGCTGAAGACCTTAAGCCATGAATTTGCTGTACTGGCCAATAGCATCTCCGCTTTTGCCCAGAAATCGGTAAGGGAACGACTGGCTTTGCAGTTAATAGTACTTAGGGAAAAATACAAGGTAAACTTTCAACCAGGCATGCCGGTAGAAATAAATATCAGCCGGAACGACCTGGCAAATATTGTAGGCACTGTTCGCGAAAGTGCCGTGCGTATTCTTACAGAATTTAAAGAGGCCGGTATAGTTCAAACAAAGGGCCGGAAGATCATTGTTTTAGACGTTAACCAGCTTATAAAGATTGCCAACTACAAATAA
- a CDS encoding alpha-N-acetylglucosaminidase TIM-barrel domain-containing protein, which yields MRKSIYVLLLLLPCCAWAGDFDGVMQLAKRRVSWLVNNLAFKKMEACDKKEAFQLQTKNGKIMIAATGPNAAAVGLNWYLKYYCHRSMSHMGDNLSPVSSLPVVTEAVTIDAASQYRYALNYCTYNYTMSFYSWSDWEHELDWMALNGVNLMLVANGEEAVWQNVLRRTGFSEKETSDFITGPAYNAWWLMGNIEGWGGPMPQSQIDSRKILVQKMIARMQALGIEPVMPGFYGMVPHNFNTKSKARVITQGNWGAFIRPAILDPTDTAFDRVAGIFYEETKKLYGRNIRFFSGDPFHEGGITNGVNLGKAGANIQKAMQQYFPGAIWVLQGWQDNPKKELLAETDKSALLIQELFGENTNNWETRNGYEGTPFIWCCVNNFGERPGLNGKLERYAGEVYRAATGPFREYMKGVGIMPEGINNNPASYDLVLELGWHNQPVETGKWINDYVKARYGKANDQIATAWTLFLQTIYSNPGYQEGPPENILCARPALQVKSVSSWGKLKKGYDTALFEKGVQAFAAAAPLFGNSETYKIDLINFTRQVLSNRADTVFASLVTAYKEENTVAFNAAAEAFLSLHALTNELLNSHSYYRLTSYQQQALRSGNTPIERKNNLHNAMMLITYWGENNRQEDYLHEYAYKEWGGMMTTFYQQRWKLYFDYLRNNLAGKSVTPPDFFAWEREWVTQNEQVKSEVQPYPSLEKVVRKVLPLQTAHAQKKIGNETHEQKEKRMAWWTHDRFGMFIHWGLYSQAARHEWVKRWERMSNEQYQPYFDTFNPDMFDPKTWAKQAKAAGMKYAVLTTKHHEGFCLFDSKFTDYKSTKTKANRDLVKEFVDAFRAEGIRVGFYYSLIDWHHPDFTVDGVHPLQPKSEADSDYAKINKGRDWNKYKAYLHNQVRELLTNYGKIDILWLDFSYPNSNGHGKGKSDWGSVELLKMIRQLQPGIIVDNRLDLDEYSDGADFATPEQVKPSELQSEYGGMPFETCQTFSGSWGYFRDENSWKSNRELLTLLITAVSKSGNLILNVGPTARGYFDYRAVHALDSIGVWMKYNQQAIYGCTQAPAEYKAPENTLLTYNPVTKKIYLHLMQYDQSTLTLSGYKGKIKYAQFLHDNSEIKYQPVGDNTNDLQIKLPQKPNVEIPVIELTLQP from the coding sequence ATGCGAAAAAGTATATACGTTTTATTGTTGTTACTGCCTTGTTGTGCCTGGGCTGGCGACTTTGACGGTGTAATGCAATTGGCAAAACGAAGAGTGTCCTGGCTGGTAAATAACCTGGCGTTTAAAAAAATGGAAGCCTGTGATAAAAAGGAGGCCTTTCAATTACAAACGAAGAACGGAAAAATAATGATCGCGGCAACCGGCCCCAATGCCGCTGCCGTTGGGTTAAACTGGTACCTGAAATATTATTGTCATCGCTCCATGTCGCACATGGGCGATAATTTATCTCCTGTATCGTCATTACCGGTGGTAACAGAAGCGGTAACAATAGATGCTGCGTCGCAATACCGCTATGCATTGAATTATTGCACCTATAATTATACCATGAGCTTTTACAGCTGGAGCGATTGGGAACATGAATTGGATTGGATGGCATTGAACGGAGTAAACCTGATGCTGGTAGCTAATGGGGAAGAAGCCGTTTGGCAAAATGTTTTACGACGCACCGGGTTCAGCGAAAAAGAGACCAGCGATTTTATTACCGGGCCTGCATACAATGCCTGGTGGCTGATGGGTAATATTGAAGGGTGGGGTGGGCCTATGCCGCAAAGCCAGATCGATAGTCGCAAAATATTGGTGCAAAAAATGATCGCCCGCATGCAGGCATTGGGCATTGAACCGGTGATGCCCGGTTTTTATGGAATGGTACCGCATAACTTCAACACCAAATCGAAAGCCCGTGTAATAACACAGGGCAACTGGGGCGCATTTATTCGTCCGGCTATACTTGACCCTACCGATACTGCTTTTGACCGGGTAGCCGGTATTTTTTACGAGGAAACGAAAAAGTTATATGGCAGGAACATCCGCTTTTTTTCGGGTGATCCCTTTCATGAAGGTGGTATAACAAATGGGGTAAACCTGGGGAAAGCCGGCGCCAATATACAAAAGGCTATGCAACAATATTTTCCCGGCGCTATTTGGGTATTGCAGGGATGGCAGGATAATCCGAAAAAAGAATTGCTGGCAGAAACAGATAAGTCTGCTTTGCTGATCCAGGAATTATTTGGCGAGAATACCAACAACTGGGAAACAAGAAATGGGTACGAAGGCACGCCCTTTATATGGTGTTGTGTAAACAATTTCGGAGAGCGGCCGGGCTTGAATGGCAAGCTGGAAAGATATGCCGGTGAAGTGTACCGGGCAGCTACCGGTCCGTTTCGCGAATACATGAAAGGCGTGGGTATTATGCCGGAAGGAATAAATAATAACCCGGCATCCTACGACCTGGTGCTGGAACTGGGGTGGCATAACCAACCGGTTGAAACTGGTAAATGGATCAATGATTATGTGAAAGCGCGGTATGGAAAGGCTAATGACCAAATTGCCACCGCCTGGACATTGTTCCTGCAAACCATTTACAGCAATCCCGGGTACCAGGAAGGGCCCCCCGAGAATATTTTATGTGCCCGGCCGGCTTTACAGGTAAAATCTGTTTCCAGCTGGGGTAAGCTGAAAAAAGGATATGATACGGCCTTGTTTGAAAAAGGGGTACAGGCGTTTGCTGCAGCAGCACCTTTATTTGGCAACAGCGAAACGTATAAGATCGATCTCATCAATTTTACACGGCAGGTATTATCAAACCGTGCCGATACCGTATTTGCCAGCCTGGTAACAGCCTATAAGGAAGAAAACACAGTCGCCTTCAATGCGGCAGCCGAAGCATTTTTATCGCTGCATGCGCTCACGAATGAACTGCTTAATAGCCATTCGTATTACCGGTTAACCAGCTATCAGCAGCAGGCTTTGCGGTCAGGCAATACGCCTATAGAAAGAAAGAATAACCTGCACAATGCCATGATGTTGATCACCTATTGGGGCGAGAACAACCGGCAGGAGGATTATCTACATGAATATGCTTATAAAGAATGGGGCGGAATGATGACCACGTTTTACCAGCAGCGGTGGAAGTTGTATTTCGATTACCTGCGTAATAACCTGGCAGGTAAATCAGTCACTCCGCCTGATTTCTTTGCCTGGGAACGGGAGTGGGTAACCCAAAATGAGCAGGTGAAAAGCGAGGTTCAGCCTTATCCGTCACTGGAAAAAGTAGTACGGAAAGTTTTGCCATTACAAACAGCACATGCCCAAAAGAAGATCGGGAATGAAACGCACGAACAAAAAGAAAAGCGAATGGCCTGGTGGACGCACGATCGCTTTGGTATGTTCATTCACTGGGGATTGTATTCTCAGGCCGCGCGGCATGAATGGGTGAAACGCTGGGAACGGATGAGTAACGAACAATACCAGCCTTACTTTGATACATTCAATCCCGATATGTTCGATCCCAAAACGTGGGCGAAACAGGCAAAGGCAGCCGGAATGAAATATGCCGTATTGACCACCAAGCATCATGAAGGCTTTTGTTTGTTCGATTCAAAATTTACAGATTATAAATCTACCAAAACCAAAGCCAACCGCGACCTGGTAAAAGAGTTTGTAGATGCGTTCAGGGCTGAAGGGATAAGGGTAGGATTTTATTATTCTCTTATCGACTGGCATCATCCTGATTTTACTGTTGATGGCGTTCACCCGTTACAACCAAAAAGCGAAGCTGATTCAGATTACGCCAAAATAAATAAAGGCCGCGACTGGAATAAATATAAAGCTTACCTGCATAACCAGGTCAGGGAATTATTAACCAATTATGGAAAGATAGATATCCTGTGGCTGGATTTCTCCTATCCCAATTCAAACGGGCATGGTAAGGGAAAAAGCGACTGGGGTTCCGTGGAGTTGTTGAAAATGATCCGGCAACTGCAACCCGGTATTATTGTTGATAACCGGCTCGATCTCGATGAGTATTCAGATGGCGCTGATTTTGCTACCCCCGAACAGGTGAAACCATCGGAATTGCAAAGTGAATATGGCGGAATGCCGTTTGAAACCTGCCAGACCTTCTCCGGATCGTGGGGGTATTTCCGGGACGAGAACAGTTGGAAATCGAACAGGGAGCTGCTTACTCTGTTGATCACAGCCGTAAGCAAAAGTGGTAACCTGATCCTTAATGTAGGGCCCACTGCCAGGGGATATTTTGATTATCGCGCCGTTCACGCCCTGGATAGCATTGGGGTTTGGATGAAATATAATCAGCAGGCCATTTATGGCTGTACGCAGGCGCCGGCTGAATATAAAGCGCCTGAGAATACATTGCTGACCTACAACCCGGTTACTAAAAAAATATACCTGCACCTGATGCAATATGACCAGTCCACGCTTACATTGTCCGGGTATAAAGGGAAGATAAAATATGCGCAGTTCCTGCATGATAACTCAGAAATAAAATATCAACCGGTTGGTGATAATACAAATGATCTTCAAATAAAATTGCCACAAAAACCGAATGTCGAAATCCCGGTTATTGAATTGACTTTACAACCATAG